In Vibrio crassostreae, one DNA window encodes the following:
- a CDS encoding ABC transporter ATP-binding protein produces the protein MTIAFSNFSFRYESLDKPTLKNINLRIEKGEKIVIIGPSGSGKSTLGQCLNGLIPHAIKGEVTGSLEINGKNISEFSMHDYTEQVGTVLQDTDSQFVGLSIGEDIAFALENQLMSNIDMYPLVKSTAKMVDLAGMLERSPHDLSGGQKQRVSLAGILVDDVDILLFDEPLASLDPKTGKATIEIIDQLHKETNKTIVIIEHRLEDVLHRDIDRVILMERGEIVADTTPDEILASELLDTHGIREPLYLSALKAAKAPLTSEDKLSNLKALDYKRFRPAVQAWFAERPAPVAEKQYQPLLEVHGLTYSYDGEKNALEDVSFKIGKGEFVSILGKNGSGKSTITKLIMGVIDADSGSSYLNGEDLSELSIFERSQKVGVVMQNPNHMISHHMIFDEIAFGLRNRNIAEELITEKVEHVLELCGLSKFRHWPIEALSYGQKKRVTIASILVLEPELLILDEPTAGQDYRNYTSMLAFIQKLNRDLGITVVIISHDMHLVLEYTTRSIVIADSKLIANTAMTEVFSQPSLLERANLCTTSIYELATMMKIDDTNAFMQYFIDYERSAQ, from the coding sequence ATGACTATAGCATTTTCGAACTTCTCTTTTAGATATGAGTCGCTGGATAAACCGACGCTAAAAAATATCAATCTAAGGATAGAGAAAGGAGAGAAAATCGTCATTATTGGACCAAGTGGTAGTGGTAAATCTACCCTAGGTCAGTGTCTTAACGGTCTAATCCCTCACGCGATTAAGGGTGAGGTCACCGGCTCTTTAGAGATCAACGGCAAGAACATCTCTGAGTTTTCAATGCACGACTATACCGAGCAAGTCGGCACGGTATTGCAAGATACTGACAGCCAATTTGTCGGCTTAAGTATCGGCGAAGATATCGCATTCGCATTGGAAAACCAGTTAATGTCGAACATTGACATGTACCCGTTAGTTAAGTCGACTGCAAAAATGGTCGACCTAGCGGGCATGCTTGAGCGTTCACCTCATGACCTTTCTGGTGGTCAAAAGCAGCGAGTATCATTAGCGGGCATCTTAGTTGACGACGTTGATATCTTGTTGTTTGATGAGCCTCTAGCAAGCCTTGACCCTAAAACGGGTAAGGCAACGATTGAGATCATCGACCAGCTGCATAAAGAAACCAACAAGACCATCGTGATTATCGAACACCGCCTTGAGGATGTTCTACATCGCGATATCGACCGTGTGATCTTAATGGAACGTGGTGAAATCGTTGCTGACACGACACCCGATGAAATCTTGGCTTCTGAATTACTTGATACACACGGTATTCGTGAACCGCTTTACTTGTCGGCGCTTAAGGCGGCGAAAGCCCCACTAACCAGCGAAGACAAGCTGTCAAACCTCAAGGCTTTAGATTACAAAAGGTTCCGTCCTGCCGTTCAAGCATGGTTTGCTGAGCGCCCTGCCCCGGTAGCAGAGAAGCAGTATCAACCTTTACTCGAAGTTCATGGTCTGACTTATTCTTACGACGGCGAGAAAAACGCACTCGAAGATGTGAGCTTCAAGATTGGCAAAGGTGAGTTTGTTTCGATTCTGGGCAAAAACGGTTCAGGTAAATCTACCATCACTAAACTCATCATGGGTGTAATCGATGCCGATTCAGGCTCTTCATATCTGAATGGTGAAGACCTATCTGAACTTTCTATCTTTGAAAGAAGTCAGAAAGTCGGTGTCGTGATGCAGAACCCCAATCATATGATCTCGCATCATATGATTTTTGATGAGATTGCTTTTGGTCTTCGTAACCGCAACATTGCAGAAGAGCTAATCACAGAAAAAGTAGAGCATGTTCTTGAGCTATGTGGTCTGAGTAAGTTCCGCCACTGGCCGATCGAAGCACTGAGCTACGGTCAGAAAAAACGTGTAACCATCGCTTCTATCCTAGTACTGGAGCCTGAGCTTCTTATCTTGGATGAACCGACTGCAGGTCAAGACTACCGTAACTACACATCGATGCTGGCATTCATCCAAAAGCTTAATCGTGATTTGGGTATTACTGTTGTAATCATCTCACACGACATGCACCTCGTTCTAGAGTACACCACACGTTCAATCGTGATTGCAGACAGCAAGCTGATTGCCAATACCGCGATGACAGAAGTATTCAGTCAGCCTTCGCTGTTAGAACGCGCAAATCTTTGTACCACCAGCATTTATGAACTCGCGACCATGATGAAAATCGACGACACCAATGCATTTATGCAGTACTTCATCGACTACGAGAGAAGTGCTCAATGA
- a CDS encoding energy-coupling factor transporter transmembrane component T family protein, with the protein MNASKVKFGINYIDTKSPLHALNGITKFALFLAWVTVVLTTFDLRLIVVLILTGLYLLKLTQVPVRVYKPLLIGTASVLSLNALFMYLLAPQQGTELIGSETLLLTLPGNYSLSQETLFYLVTVTLKYMSMFPIALIFVFTTHPTEFAASLNRIGVPYKIAYAVSLTLRYLPEVKKDFINIMHAQQARGVELSKKAPFITRIKNVAKVLGPLIFSSLDRADEISNAMTLRGFGRHKSRTWYSYAPLKRIDFVCLSIIAFIVVLAIAKRILEPQLFWYPF; encoded by the coding sequence ATGAATGCATCAAAAGTAAAATTCGGCATCAATTACATTGATACCAAATCACCGCTACACGCTCTCAATGGCATCACCAAGTTTGCACTGTTTTTAGCTTGGGTAACCGTTGTTCTTACAACGTTCGATCTTAGACTCATCGTTGTTTTGATCCTGACTGGCTTATATCTATTAAAGCTGACTCAAGTTCCTGTTCGTGTTTACAAGCCGCTATTGATTGGTACTGCAAGTGTTCTGAGCCTAAATGCTTTGTTCATGTATCTATTGGCTCCACAGCAAGGTACAGAGCTCATCGGCAGTGAAACATTATTATTGACGCTTCCTGGCAATTACTCATTGAGCCAAGAGACTCTGTTTTACTTAGTCACTGTCACGCTCAAGTACATGAGCATGTTCCCGATAGCGTTGATTTTTGTCTTCACAACGCATCCAACTGAGTTTGCAGCGAGTCTCAACCGTATCGGAGTTCCTTACAAAATTGCTTATGCGGTGAGTTTAACCCTGCGTTACTTGCCTGAGGTTAAGAAGGACTTCATCAATATCATGCACGCTCAACAAGCTCGTGGAGTAGAACTTTCCAAGAAAGCACCATTCATTACTCGCATCAAAAATGTTGCTAAAGTGTTAGGGCCATTGATTTTTTCAAGCTTGGATAGAGCAGATGAGATCTCAAATGCGATGACACTGCGCGGTTTCGGACGACATAAATCTCGCACTTGGTATAGCTATGCACCTTTGAAACGTATCGACTTTGTTTGTTTGAGTATCATCGCTTTTATCGTGGTGTTAGCCATTGCGAAACGCATTCTAGAGCCGCAGTTATTTTGGTATCCGTTCTAG